Below is a genomic region from Gracilimonas sp..
CCATCATTACCTCACCAGAAGAAGCCGCCCAGTTTCTCCGTTCCATCTGGGATACCGACACAATTGAGCTTAGAGAAGAGTTTTATATTGTACTTCTCAGCAATACCAAGCAAGTACTTGGGTATAGTAAAATCTCCACCGGGACAATGACCGGTACCTTAGTTCAACCGATCACAGTATTTCAAACTGCGATTCTGGGGAACGCAAACTCAATACTGGTTTGTCACAACCACCCGTCCGGGAATCTCAAAGCATCGGGTGCAGATATTCAGCTTAGCAAGAGGCTCAGAGATGCAGGGAAGCTTTTAGGCATTGAAGTGGTTGATCATATAGTCCTGACAAAAGAGTCATTCACCTCCATTAAAGAGTGTGGACTTTTTTAAGAGAGCTGGTGCTCTCTTTTTTTAAATTAAACCTCTATCTGCCCTAAAACTTCAGCGTCATCAGATGGACTTAAGTGAGCGTAAATACGAGTTGTTTCAGATTTACTGTGACCTAAATAAGTCCCAATTTTATATAACTCAACTCCCTTTTGAGCTAACTGTGAAGCAAATGTATGTCTTAAAGTATGTATAGTTTTATCTTCACTAACCTTTGCTTTCCCAACGGCTCTCTTGAAAGCTCCATAAACGGTGTTAGGAT
It encodes:
- a CDS encoding JAB domain-containing protein, with the protein product MHTVAEVSLKYSSQKSYDEMPIITSPEEAAQFLRSIWDTDTIELREEFYIVLLSNTKQVLGYSKISTGTMTGTLVQPITVFQTAILGNANSILVCHNHPSGNLKASGADIQLSKRLRDAGKLLGIEVVDHIVLTKESFTSIKECGLF